From a single Bacillus sp. NEB1478 genomic region:
- the fni gene encoding type 2 isopentenyl-diphosphate Delta-isomerase — protein MGDERDYTEKRKSEHIEISLTQDVEGKGITTGLDQYRFIPNPLPEIAFSNISIASTFLNRNVRTPFLISSMTGGTKLAHQINQNLAEAAQERGWAIGLGSMRAAVEKEELAYTFQIRHLAPDVPVIANVGAVQLNYGFGAEECKRAVDLAEADAIVLHLNTLQEVFQPEGNTDFSHLLSKIEKLTKEIPHVPIGVKEVGMGIDNETSDKLIAAGVQFIDVAGAGGTSWIQVESHRANSKIKKEAAEAFLDWGLPTADCIIGIRETNRKIPLIASGGLKNGVEAAKSIALGANLAGFGRTLLQSAIEEGTHALLLQMERIEFELRAAMFGIGAATIRDLAYNNRFLKKTK, from the coding sequence TTGGGTGATGAGCGTGATTATACAGAAAAGCGGAAGTCGGAGCATATTGAGATCAGTCTGACTCAGGATGTTGAAGGAAAGGGCATTACAACCGGACTTGATCAATATCGGTTCATTCCTAACCCTTTGCCTGAAATTGCTTTTAGCAATATATCGATAGCATCAACATTTTTAAATAGAAACGTTAGAACGCCTTTCTTGATCAGTTCCATGACAGGTGGGACAAAGCTCGCGCATCAAATTAATCAGAATTTGGCTGAAGCGGCTCAAGAAAGAGGCTGGGCAATTGGTCTTGGTTCTATGAGGGCTGCGGTTGAAAAAGAAGAGCTGGCGTACACGTTTCAAATTAGGCACTTGGCACCTGACGTACCTGTGATTGCGAATGTAGGAGCAGTACAGCTGAATTATGGTTTTGGTGCAGAAGAATGCAAAAGGGCTGTTGATCTTGCAGAAGCGGATGCCATTGTACTTCATTTGAATACATTACAAGAAGTTTTTCAGCCTGAAGGCAATACGGATTTTTCTCATCTTCTTTCAAAGATTGAAAAACTCACAAAAGAAATCCCGCATGTTCCAATCGGAGTTAAAGAGGTGGGTATGGGAATAGACAATGAAACATCCGACAAACTAATAGCTGCAGGTGTGCAATTTATCGATGTGGCAGGTGCTGGGGGTACATCCTGGATACAAGTTGAAAGTCATCGCGCAAACTCTAAGATCAAAAAGGAAGCGGCAGAAGCATTCTTGGATTGGGGACTGCCGACTGCTGACTGTATTATCGGTATTCGTGAAACGAACCGTAAAATTCCGCTTATCGCGAGTGGCGGGTTAAAAAATGGTGTAGAAGCTGCAAAATCAATCGCATTAGGCGCGAATCTAGCGGGCTTTGGCCGTACCCTATTACAATCGGCGATCGAGGAAGGAACTCATGCATTGCTTTTACAAATGGAACGGATAGAGTTTGAACTTAGGGCAGCGATGTTTGGTATTGGAGCAGCAACAATCCGAGATCTTGCCTATAATAACCGGTTCCTTAAAAAAACAAAATAA
- a CDS encoding GNAT family N-acetyltransferase has protein sequence MEIRLLNPSDAESYWELRLEALQQNPEAFATSYEEALKRENPIEQVASRLQGNGDFTFGAFHNGKLIGVVTLLQEKVMKMAHKAYILAMYVTPGNRGKSVGKAILTEAINHAKQNSEIMKLNLTVVSSNESAKKLYASLGFKAYGYEKAALKVNDKYYDEEHMVLFLQNYN, from the coding sequence ATGGAAATAAGACTGCTCAATCCTTCAGATGCAGAGAGTTATTGGGAGCTCCGATTAGAAGCTTTGCAACAAAACCCTGAAGCTTTTGCGACTAGTTATGAAGAAGCTTTAAAAAGAGAAAACCCGATCGAACAAGTTGCAAGCAGACTCCAAGGTAACGGGGACTTCACCTTTGGTGCTTTCCACAACGGCAAACTGATCGGTGTCGTCACTTTACTTCAAGAGAAAGTCATGAAAATGGCTCACAAAGCCTATATATTAGCGATGTATGTCACTCCTGGCAATCGTGGTAAAAGTGTCGGAAAAGCTATTTTAACAGAAGCGATCAATCACGCAAAACAAAATTCTGAGATTATGAAACTAAACTTAACTGTAGTTTCCAGCAATGAAAGTGCAAAGAAACTCTACGCTTCCCTCGGTTTCAAAGCTTATGGATATGAAAAAGCGGCGCTCAAAGTAAATGATAAATATTATGATGAAGAACATATGGTTTTGTTCTTACAGAATTATAATTGA
- a CDS encoding ATP-binding protein, with translation MIVEKLLLHVLIVLAPVLLYSFFVEGRKIGKSPYFLGVLYGTSASLCMYFAYYDIGLYWDLRYVPLVLSIFYGGPISGIITLVFLLITRTLMDTNTLVFAYISAAAACSMPFLMRNYFLNANPRKRIYISIMAGFWPAFVQLLILLSYMFIQGPKIADHLDHSLLVYISIFGCMQIGGVVLAAILNEAIIERNLMKDEIRRSEKQHTLGELAASIAHEVRNPLTVVKGFLQLMEGEDERHKNYYPLILSELGRAEHIISDYLNFAKPEFKKLETFSIAELVVDLSILLNPYALKEGITLFHSIESDAEMTTDRNQLKQALINILKNAIEATHKGGRVSIKLFPEEEQAKIVVRDTGKGMSKEQLSNIGSLFFSTKEQGTGLGTMVSIRIIESMGGKVEYASKLNKGTKVSVTLPLNKLEADEQV, from the coding sequence ATGATAGTAGAAAAACTGCTTTTACATGTTTTGATCGTGCTCGCTCCTGTATTGCTCTATAGCTTTTTTGTCGAAGGCCGCAAAATTGGGAAGTCTCCGTATTTTTTGGGAGTTTTATACGGAACTTCAGCGTCACTTTGCATGTACTTTGCTTATTACGATATCGGGTTATATTGGGACTTGCGGTATGTACCGCTAGTATTGTCCATCTTTTACGGCGGACCTATATCTGGAATCATCACACTTGTATTTCTTTTAATAACTCGGACATTAATGGATACCAATACCCTAGTTTTTGCTTACATCAGTGCTGCCGCAGCATGTTCTATGCCTTTTTTAATGAGAAATTATTTCCTGAATGCTAATCCTCGAAAGAGAATTTATATTTCTATCATGGCAGGTTTTTGGCCTGCGTTCGTACAGTTATTAATACTCCTGTCTTATATGTTTATACAAGGACCCAAAATAGCTGACCATTTAGATCATAGTTTGCTGGTGTACATATCGATTTTTGGCTGTATGCAAATCGGCGGCGTTGTTTTAGCGGCCATACTGAATGAAGCGATTATTGAACGAAACTTAATGAAAGATGAGATACGGCGTTCTGAAAAACAGCATACACTCGGTGAACTAGCTGCTTCTATAGCTCATGAGGTGCGGAATCCGCTAACCGTTGTAAAAGGCTTTTTGCAGCTGATGGAGGGCGAGGATGAGCGTCATAAAAATTATTATCCTCTTATTTTGAGTGAACTTGGCAGGGCTGAGCATATCATTAGTGATTACTTGAATTTTGCAAAGCCGGAGTTTAAGAAATTAGAGACATTCTCTATTGCAGAGCTTGTGGTTGATTTAAGTATTTTGCTCAATCCTTATGCACTGAAGGAAGGCATAACGCTCTTTCATTCAATTGAGTCAGATGCTGAAATGACGACTGACCGCAATCAATTGAAGCAAGCACTGATTAATATTTTGAAAAATGCGATTGAGGCAACTCATAAGGGCGGCCGCGTTTCGATAAAACTGTTTCCGGAAGAGGAGCAGGCAAAGATTGTTGTGAGAGATACGGGTAAAGGTATGTCAAAAGAACAGCTGTCCAATATCGGATCTTTGTTTTTCTCTACGAAAGAACAAGGAACAGGGCTTGGAACGATGGTTTCTATCCGTATCATTGAGTCAATGGGCGGGAAAGTCGAGTACGCGAGCAAGCTGAATAAAGGCACAAAGGTGAGTGTTACATTACCTTTGAATAAGTTGGAAGCTGATGAGCAAGTTTAA
- a CDS encoding ABC transporter ATP-binding protein has product MSKGSNRPHPHNHLFGEKVKPKNWTDTVKRIGRYFANEKILLSLVLLMVIVSSALSLLGPFLIGKAIDHYVVKGNVDGLTKMLIGLIFVFIGQSVSTFLQNYWMIGIAQQTVFRMRKDLFTQFHRLPISFFDKRQHGELMSRVTNDIENVSSTLNSSFIQVFSSVLTLLGTVGVMLYLSPMLTLISLSIVPLMFFGLKWITKRTGVRFKEQQRNLGDINGYVEEITSGQRIVKSFSQEKRVIEEFLVKNERLRESGYWAQTFSGFIPKLMNVLNNGSFALIAGIGGVLALNGKISIGVIVIFVEYSRQFTRPLNDLANQFNTLLSAVAGAERVFEILDEAQEESDETDAIDLSSVKGKVEFRDVSFSYEKDGTTVAGLNFSVKEGETVALVGPTGAGKTTVVNLLSRFYDADKGQILLDGHDIQKVKRSSLRSHMAFVLQDSFLFEGTIFENIRYGRLDATDEEVIEAAKLANAHSFIKKLSKGYSTVLSQEGSGISQGQKQLLSIARAILADPSLLILDEATSSIDTITEMKIQEALQRLMEGRTSFVIAHRLNTIQKADQILVLHDGGILEKGTHEELLKNKEFYHSLFHSQLKKDA; this is encoded by the coding sequence ATGTCAAAGGGTTCAAACAGACCTCATCCACATAATCATTTGTTCGGTGAGAAGGTGAAACCGAAAAACTGGACGGATACGGTAAAACGTATTGGACGTTATTTTGCGAACGAAAAGATTTTGCTCAGTTTAGTGCTGTTAATGGTCATTGTCAGTTCAGCCCTAAGCTTGCTCGGACCATTTTTGATCGGTAAAGCAATTGACCACTATGTTGTGAAAGGCAATGTGGATGGGTTAACGAAAATGCTGATCGGACTTATATTTGTTTTCATTGGTCAATCTGTTTCGACGTTTCTGCAAAACTATTGGATGATCGGGATTGCTCAGCAAACGGTTTTCAGAATGAGAAAGGATTTGTTCACACAGTTTCACCGGCTGCCGATCAGTTTCTTTGATAAGAGACAGCACGGTGAACTGATGAGCCGTGTAACGAATGACATTGAGAATGTCAGTTCCACACTGAATAGTTCGTTTATCCAAGTGTTTTCGAGTGTTTTGACTCTTCTGGGTACAGTAGGTGTGATGCTGTATTTAAGCCCGATGCTGACACTTATATCTCTATCAATCGTACCGCTCATGTTTTTTGGCCTGAAGTGGATCACGAAAAGGACGGGGGTTCGATTTAAGGAGCAGCAGCGTAACCTTGGCGATATCAACGGATACGTAGAAGAGATTACTTCAGGACAGCGAATCGTAAAATCATTTTCACAGGAAAAGAGAGTCATAGAAGAATTTTTAGTAAAAAATGAGCGTTTACGGGAGTCTGGTTATTGGGCTCAGACATTCTCCGGCTTTATACCGAAGCTCATGAACGTGTTGAATAACGGAAGCTTTGCACTAATTGCCGGAATTGGTGGTGTGCTGGCGCTGAACGGAAAAATTTCGATTGGGGTTATCGTTATTTTTGTGGAGTATTCAAGACAGTTTACAAGACCTTTGAACGATTTGGCGAACCAGTTCAATACGCTATTATCAGCCGTTGCAGGTGCTGAGAGGGTGTTTGAGATTTTAGATGAAGCGCAAGAAGAAAGCGATGAAACGGATGCGATTGATTTGTCGTCTGTAAAAGGAAAAGTAGAGTTCCGCGATGTTTCATTTTCCTATGAAAAAGATGGTACTACAGTTGCTGGTCTGAACTTTTCTGTTAAGGAAGGGGAAACAGTCGCCTTAGTCGGGCCGACTGGGGCTGGGAAGACTACTGTTGTGAACTTGCTTTCTCGTTTTTACGATGCTGATAAGGGACAGATTTTGCTCGATGGCCATGACATTCAAAAAGTAAAAAGAAGCAGTCTTAGAAGTCATATGGCTTTTGTGCTGCAGGATTCCTTTTTGTTTGAAGGAACAATCTTTGAAAATATTAGATATGGCAGACTAGACGCTACAGATGAAGAAGTAATCGAAGCTGCTAAACTTGCGAATGCTCACTCGTTTATTAAAAAGCTTTCAAAAGGCTACAGCACGGTGCTGAGTCAGGAAGGCAGCGGAATAAGTCAGGGGCAGAAGCAGCTGTTGTCGATTGCAAGAGCTATTTTAGCTGACCCTTCATTATTGATTCTGGACGAGGCGACGAGCAGCATCGATACGATTACAGAAATGAAGATTCAAGAGGCGCTTCAAAGATTAATGGAAGGACGTACAAGTTTTGTGATCGCGCATCGATTGAATACAATTCAAAAAGCAGATCAAATTTTGGTTCTTCATGATGGCGGAATTTTAGAAAAAGGAACACATGAGGAGCTTTTGAAGAATAAAGAATTTTACCATTCCCTTTTTCATAGCCAGTTAAAAAAAGACGCTTAA
- a CDS encoding ABC transporter ATP-binding protein yields MWKVFAYLKAYRLAIAAALFLTLTELGVELLQPLIMAKIIDQGILKSDLGVVKFWGAVMFGLALIAFLAGITNSFFSAHVSQNYGFDIRRRVFEKVQSFSFVNFNKFPASSLITRMTNDVTQLQNTVFMSLRIMLRAPLLLMGSVIMSLIVNWKLAMVLVVALPILLFFLSWVMKKAGMMFRDVQDKLDGVNRVMRENLMGMRLIKAFLRRSHESDRFEQASDDLKTQTISSLRLIEVSIPVLLFVMNIGILFILWIGTKQVNLGSIAVGEVVAIVNYTFRISSVLTIISFIIMAFSRAKASAQRIGEVLDTEVDLSESAGTDQALAIQKGLVEFKHVSFHYPESEVPVLQDVSFAVKEGETLAIMGSTGSGKTSLVQLIPRLYEVNEGQVLVDGHDVKLYPIETLRKGIGVVPQEAVLFTGSVIENIGWGKEDATSEEIVEAAKDAQIHETIEKLPNKYETRVGQRGVNLSGGQKQRLSIARALVRRPKILMLDDSTSALDLRTEGKLLTALKKYSCTTFVITQKISTAMEANRILILDDGRVEAWGTHEELLKTSPLYVKMVQSQFGEEDFQHVKGFKQTSST; encoded by the coding sequence ATGTGGAAAGTGTTTGCTTATTTAAAAGCATATCGTCTAGCGATTGCTGCCGCGCTTTTTTTAACACTGACTGAATTAGGTGTGGAATTGCTGCAGCCGTTAATTATGGCAAAAATCATTGATCAAGGCATTTTAAAAAGTGATTTAGGAGTGGTGAAATTCTGGGGAGCAGTTATGTTTGGGCTTGCGCTTATAGCGTTTCTAGCCGGAATCACAAACTCATTTTTCTCAGCGCATGTTAGTCAAAACTACGGCTTTGACATAAGGCGGCGGGTTTTCGAAAAAGTACAGTCTTTCTCCTTTGTTAATTTTAATAAGTTTCCGGCATCTTCATTGATTACGAGAATGACGAACGATGTTACCCAACTTCAAAATACGGTATTCATGAGCTTGCGAATCATGCTTAGGGCACCGCTTTTATTAATGGGTAGTGTCATCATGTCACTAATTGTGAACTGGAAACTGGCTATGGTGCTCGTTGTTGCACTTCCGATTTTATTATTCTTTTTGAGCTGGGTAATGAAAAAGGCAGGCATGATGTTTCGTGATGTTCAAGATAAACTCGATGGTGTGAACAGGGTCATGCGCGAAAATTTGATGGGGATGCGCCTAATTAAAGCATTCTTAAGAAGAAGCCATGAATCTGACCGGTTTGAACAAGCGAGTGATGACCTGAAAACACAAACCATATCTTCGCTTCGTTTAATTGAAGTCTCGATTCCGGTTTTGCTTTTTGTTATGAATATCGGGATTCTATTTATTTTGTGGATCGGGACAAAACAAGTTAACTTAGGTTCGATTGCGGTAGGGGAAGTTGTAGCTATCGTCAATTACACATTTCGTATCTCATCAGTTTTAACGATTATTTCATTTATCATTATGGCTTTTTCACGTGCGAAAGCTTCAGCTCAGCGTATCGGGGAGGTTTTGGATACGGAAGTGGATTTGTCTGAATCAGCTGGCACAGATCAAGCGCTTGCCATACAAAAGGGCCTCGTGGAATTTAAGCATGTTTCTTTTCACTACCCAGAGAGCGAAGTGCCTGTTTTGCAAGATGTCTCTTTTGCTGTAAAAGAAGGAGAAACACTGGCGATCATGGGCTCGACAGGCTCAGGGAAAACGTCGCTCGTTCAGCTTATTCCTCGACTGTATGAAGTGAATGAAGGGCAAGTGCTTGTTGACGGACATGATGTGAAGCTTTACCCTATCGAAACTCTTCGAAAAGGCATTGGAGTCGTTCCGCAGGAGGCTGTTCTTTTTACAGGATCAGTCATTGAAAATATTGGCTGGGGTAAAGAAGATGCAACATCGGAGGAAATTGTTGAGGCGGCAAAAGATGCCCAAATTCATGAGACGATCGAAAAGCTGCCAAATAAGTATGAGACGAGAGTCGGTCAGCGCGGGGTGAACCTTTCCGGCGGTCAGAAACAGCGTCTATCCATAGCCCGTGCATTAGTGCGCCGTCCAAAAATATTAATGCTGGATGACAGTACAAGTGCTCTGGATCTGCGTACTGAAGGAAAGCTATTGACCGCATTAAAGAAGTATTCGTGTACGACATTTGTAATCACTCAAAAAATCAGTACAGCGATGGAAGCGAATCGGATCTTGATTTTGGATGACGGTCGTGTGGAAGCATGGGGCACACACGAAGAGCTGCTGAAGACATCGCCGCTATATGTAAAAATGGTGCAGTCACAGTTTGGGGAGGAGGATTTTCAGCATGTCAAAGGGTTCAAACAGACCTCATCCACATAA
- a CDS encoding alanine/glycine:cation symporter family protein → MGTFQNSFEAFVGDAVAILWSQPMIYLCIGVGLLFSFLTRFLQVRHFKEMIKLMLEGKSSDAGVSSFQALAIALSGRVGTGNIAGTATAIGFGGPGAVFWMWMIAFIGAATAFVESALAQIYKVKQEGEYRGGPAYYIEKGIGWKWYGVIFAVSALLAMSLLMPGIQSNSIALGIDNAFNVDPKITGIFLVLILGAIIFGGVKRIANVAQYVVPFMAIGYVLVSLIIVAFHIPQIPEVFGLIFKSAFAMDSAFGGIIGSAIMWGVKRGIYSNEAGQGTGAHPAAAAEVSHPAKQGLVQAFSVYIDTWLVCTATAFMILFTGMYNVQNEADKSFIVENIPGVEAGATFTQKAIESVIPGFGSGFVAVSLFFFAFTTIMAYYYIAETNIAYLVRGRNNKIPMFLLKIVLLASTYYGAVKTADLAWALGDLGLGIMVWLNLIAILILAKPALKVLKDYEEQKKAGLDPVFDSNKLGIKNADYWEGGYDASDGENEERVS, encoded by the coding sequence ATGGGGACATTTCAAAACAGCTTTGAAGCTTTTGTAGGGGATGCAGTGGCGATTCTTTGGAGTCAGCCGATGATTTACTTATGTATTGGTGTTGGCCTATTATTTTCATTTTTAACACGGTTTTTACAAGTACGCCATTTTAAAGAAATGATTAAACTTATGTTAGAAGGAAAGAGTTCTGACGCTGGCGTTTCATCTTTTCAGGCTTTAGCAATTGCACTGTCAGGACGTGTTGGTACAGGTAATATTGCGGGTACGGCAACGGCTATCGGATTCGGTGGACCAGGGGCTGTCTTCTGGATGTGGATGATTGCGTTTATTGGTGCAGCTACTGCTTTTGTTGAATCGGCACTTGCACAAATTTACAAAGTAAAACAGGAAGGAGAATATCGCGGAGGTCCTGCTTATTACATTGAAAAAGGGATTGGGTGGAAATGGTATGGTGTAATTTTTGCCGTTTCAGCATTATTGGCTATGAGCTTGCTGATGCCCGGGATTCAATCCAATTCAATCGCTCTCGGAATTGACAATGCGTTTAATGTTGATCCCAAAATAACTGGAATTTTTCTTGTCTTGATTCTAGGAGCAATCATTTTTGGCGGTGTTAAACGAATTGCCAATGTGGCTCAATATGTCGTGCCTTTTATGGCGATCGGTTATGTACTCGTATCACTTATTATTGTGGCATTCCATATTCCACAAATACCAGAAGTGTTCGGATTAATTTTCAAAAGCGCCTTTGCAATGGATTCCGCATTTGGGGGTATTATTGGATCGGCAATTATGTGGGGCGTTAAGCGAGGAATTTATTCGAACGAAGCCGGTCAGGGGACAGGGGCTCATCCAGCAGCGGCAGCTGAAGTTTCACACCCAGCAAAGCAGGGATTAGTACAAGCTTTCTCTGTTTACATTGATACATGGCTCGTATGTACAGCAACTGCATTCATGATTCTTTTCACAGGAATGTACAACGTTCAAAATGAAGCCGACAAATCGTTTATCGTTGAAAATATACCAGGTGTTGAAGCTGGTGCGACATTTACACAAAAGGCAATTGAGTCTGTCATCCCTGGTTTTGGTTCTGGATTTGTAGCTGTGTCGTTATTTTTCTTCGCATTTACGACGATTATGGCTTACTACTATATTGCAGAAACAAATATCGCTTACCTTGTGCGGGGCCGAAACAATAAAATTCCGATGTTTCTTCTTAAAATTGTCCTGTTAGCGTCTACTTATTACGGAGCGGTTAAAACAGCCGACCTGGCATGGGCGCTCGGAGATCTCGGTCTTGGAATCATGGTATGGCTGAATTTGATCGCGATCTTGATTCTCGCCAAACCAGCGCTGAAAGTTTTAAAAGATTACGAGGAGCAGAAAAAAGCTGGTCTCGATCCTGTCTTTGATTCCAATAAGCTCGGCATTAAGAATGCTGATTATTGGGAAGGCGGATATGATGCAAGTGATGGTGAAAATGAAGAAAGAGTTTCATAA
- a CDS encoding DUF5316 domain-containing protein has product MISCLGICIGYFAGWQITILSCGFIGIGTLIIYGLLENVFVRGDQTRTNFIIEQHEDRKKRNGKSLCLYIIGFPNLTTAITLLFITR; this is encoded by the coding sequence TTGATATCTTGTTTAGGAATCTGCATTGGTTATTTCGCAGGATGGCAAATCACTATATTAAGCTGCGGCTTTATTGGAATCGGCACTTTAATCATATATGGTTTATTGGAAAATGTATTTGTAAGAGGTGATCAAACCCGTACAAACTTTATAATTGAGCAACATGAAGACCGAAAAAAAAGAAATGGGAAATCTCTCTGTCTTTACATCATCGGCTTTCCAAACTTAACCACAGCCATAACCCTCTTGTTTATCACTCGATAA
- a CDS encoding threonine/serine exporter family protein, with protein MPIIEQLVTSFIASAAFVIIFNGPKRSLFHCGLVGMIGWMLYYLLESNGLDMVLSTVIAAFAIAIAAQYFAKKYKTPVIIYSVAGIIPLVPGGIAYNAMRNFVQNDYNLAINLAAKAFMISGSIAIGLVFSEVINQVIRRSRLKSIVDKSQ; from the coding sequence ATGCCGATTATTGAACAGCTTGTTACGAGTTTTATCGCGTCAGCGGCTTTTGTTATTATTTTTAACGGTCCAAAACGTTCGCTTTTTCATTGTGGACTTGTAGGCATGATCGGATGGATGCTTTATTACCTTTTAGAAAGCAACGGGCTCGATATGGTTCTATCTACCGTTATCGCAGCGTTTGCGATTGCGATTGCTGCTCAATATTTTGCAAAAAAATATAAAACGCCTGTCATCATCTACAGTGTTGCCGGGATTATACCGCTCGTCCCAGGAGGCATCGCGTATAACGCAATGCGTAACTTTGTACAAAATGACTACAATTTAGCAATTAATCTTGCTGCTAAGGCGTTTATGATATCGGGTTCGATCGCGATTGGCCTCGTCTTTTCTGAAGTGATCAATCAGGTGATTCGCCGGTCTAGACTAAAATCGATCGTGGATAAATCCCAATAA
- a CDS encoding threonine/serine exporter family protein produces the protein METEIEIQETYDIMAVCLLAGKIMLQSGAETYRVEDTMMRIAASFGAYQSHPYVTPTGILFSVEGAEPTKTKLIRIVERTTDLEKVASVNGISRKISTGEYTIEQAYKLLKKIDQSESPYSLWVHVLAAAISSGCFLIMFQGSWGDFFPAFITGGAGFLSLLYFHRLVQIKFFSEFSASLLIGLQAFFFVYIGIGSELDKIIIGSVMPLVPGLLITNAVRDLMAGHLISGLAKGADAFLTAFAIGAGIAVTFSFL, from the coding sequence ATGGAAACTGAGATTGAAATACAAGAAACCTATGACATAATGGCTGTCTGCTTGCTTGCAGGGAAAATCATGCTGCAAAGCGGCGCGGAAACATACAGAGTCGAGGATACGATGATGCGGATCGCGGCTTCTTTTGGTGCCTATCAATCTCATCCGTATGTGACGCCAACGGGCATACTTTTTTCGGTTGAAGGCGCTGAACCTACGAAAACGAAACTCATTAGGATCGTAGAGCGCACGACTGATCTTGAAAAAGTAGCAAGTGTAAATGGAATATCGCGTAAAATCAGTACGGGTGAATATACGATTGAACAAGCTTACAAACTATTAAAGAAAATCGATCAATCAGAATCACCATATTCGTTATGGGTACATGTATTGGCAGCGGCCATTTCATCGGGGTGTTTTTTGATTATGTTCCAAGGAAGCTGGGGAGACTTTTTTCCGGCGTTCATCACGGGTGGTGCAGGGTTTTTATCGCTGCTTTATTTTCACAGACTCGTGCAGATTAAATTTTTCTCAGAGTTTTCTGCGTCGTTATTGATTGGGCTGCAGGCTTTCTTTTTTGTATATATAGGAATTGGCAGTGAACTCGATAAAATTATCATTGGTTCTGTAATGCCGCTCGTTCCAGGATTGCTCATTACAAACGCCGTCCGTGATTTGATGGCAGGGCATCTGATTTCCGGTCTTGCGAAAGGGGCAGATGCTTTTCTGACGGCTTTTGCGATTGGAGCAGGAATTGCAGTTACGTTTTCATTTTTGTAG